The following proteins are encoded in a genomic region of Drosophila miranda strain MSH22 chromosome 4, D.miranda_PacBio2.1, whole genome shotgun sequence:
- the LOC108163072 gene encoding LOW QUALITY PROTEIN: laminin subunit beta-1 (The sequence of the model RefSeq protein was modified relative to this genomic sequence to represent the inferred CDS: inserted 3 bases in 3 codons) — protein MLELLRPHRSGLIAALFVLAVLTPLWGTEAQRPPQHGRRDRPRNPPRQYIKTHPCERSSCYPATGNLLIGRENRLTASSTCGLHSPERFCILSHLQDKKCFLCDTREETRHDPYKNHRIGQIIYKTKPGTNLPTWWQSENGKENATIQLDLEAEFHFTHLIITFTTFRPAAMYIERSFDFGRTWHVYRYFAYDCADSFPGVSTVLHNITDVMCTSRYSNVEPSRNGEVIFRVLPPNINVSDPYAEHVQNQLKMTNLRIQLSKLHKLGDNLLDSRLENEEKYYYGISNMVVRGSCSCYGHASQCLPLDMAIQGEFGDGMVHGRCECTHNTKGLNCESCEDFFNDLPWKPAFGKQTNACKKCECNDHAVSCHFDEALFTASGHVSGGMCDNCLHNTQGQHCEECMPYFYRDPTQDIRSEHVCQPCDCDPNGALDDGICDSVNDPENGAEAGACHCKAFVKGRRCDKCKDGYWNLQPNNPDGCEACTCNILGTINNSGCVMHTGECKCKRFVTGKDCNQCMPETFELSESEDGCSMCNCDAGGSYDNFCDVLTGQCRCRPHMTGRTCAQPKQNYFIPDLHVVHEAEVSDVCITYGSNGNCSTVAEAPTSGTTGFTGIGFTRVPENSEMVFTVDNIPRSMPYDVVIRYQSTSRGDWDDAYITLVRPDEIDPDGECAELVAATSSETRIPFNLPDRSRQVVALNDVCLEAGKVYKFKIYFERRRHNEDSPTATILVDSLTLIPRIEVTPIFTGSPMADLRRREYAKHNCNQSLYDINYKSDPECRDLDNYVSTYVHDGASMCNCNPTGSYSKVCDSNGGFCHCKPNVVGRQCDQCAPGTYGFSPEGCKACDCNSIGSKDNNCDLITGQCQCVPNTYGRECNQCQPGYWNFPECRVCQCNGHXAQCDPLKGTCLNCQDFTTGYSCDSCLDGYYGNPLFGSEIGCRPCRCPETVASGLAHADGCSLDTRNNNMLCHCQEGYAGARCEICADNHFGSPENGGTCSKCDCSNNIDPYDTGNCDRETGSCQKCLYQTTGDHCELCRDGFFXDALQQNCQQCDCDFLGTNNTLAHCDRRSGQCPCLPNVQGLRCDQCAVNHWKIASGEGCEACNCDAIGAVQEQCNPYTGQCKCKQGFGGRACNQCEAHYWGNPNERCQACECDQYGAADFQCDRETGHCVCHEGIGGYKCNQCARGFIGQFPHCSPCGECFNNWDIILTALEDSTEATIQRAKEIKQVGATGAYTAEFSELDKKLQHIRDLLQNTSVSLEDIDRLDAETNGLKQQLLASHGRLAETERNLDEIYNSLSLSGVELEGLQNHSRLVQQLSKELKENGIQLQESNIEGALNLTRHAYERVSNLSTLKDEANELASNTDRNCKRVETLSNKIKDESDAIANNDKTIDDYRTELSXLTAQIPELNNQVCGKPGDPCDNLCGGAGCGKCGGFLSCEHGARAHSDEALKVAKDAELAITTKKDQADQTIRALTQAKLNASEAFQKAKAGFEQSERYLNQTNDNIKLATKLINAVTDFQENKTASPSESKQLAQDTLLLDLKLDPKEIESLGMKINDAVSSLKNVESIIYKTRPDLERVNRLQSSANATKETANNILEAANSVVENLAAADESQGKAQDAIQQANSNIELAAKDLEKIDEETNSAESPANHTAQQVDELAKKVQRLQNNIVKNDRDAKEITKEASRVKLEAMRARGEANNLQSSTSATNQTLTDRASRSENARERAKQLLQRASKLTVDTNAKLKDLNDLQSVYQIKNQELGELEAAIGPLNDQLNEFLRNIQDRAVYYRQC, from the exons ATGTTGgagctgctgcgaccgcaTCGCAGCGGCCTTATCGCGGCTCTCTTTGTGCTCGCCGTACTCACCCCTCTGTGGGGCACGGAGGCGCAGAGGCCGCCGCAGCATGGGCGTCGTGACCGGCCGCGCAATCCCCCGCGGCAGTACATCAAGACGCATCCGTGCGAGCGATCCTCATGCTATCCGGCCACCGGTAACCTGCTGATTGGCCGCGAGAATCGACTGACGGCCAGCTCGACCTGTGGCCTGCATTCGCCGGAGCGATTCTGTATCCTGTCCCATTTGCAGGACAAGAAGTGCTTCCTGTGCGACACGCGCGAGGAGACGCGCCACGATCCGTACAAGAACCATCGCATCGGGCAGATCATCTACAAGACGAAGCCGGGCACGAATCTGCCCACCTGGTGGCAGTCGGAGAACGGCAAGGAGAACGCCACCATTCAGCTGGACCTCGAGGCGGAGTTCCACTTTACCCATTTGATCATTACCTTTACGACCTTCCGGCCGGCGGCCATGTATATCGAGAGATCGTTTGATTTCGGCCGCACCTGGCACGTGTACCGGTACTTTGCCTACGACTGTGCCGACTCCTTCCCGGGCGTGTCCACGGTCCTGCACAACATCACGGACGTGATGTGCACCTCGCGCTACTCCAATGTGGAGCCCTCGCGCAACGGCGAGGTGATCTTCCGAGTGCTGCCGCCGAACATCAATGTGTCCGATCCGTATGCGGAGCACGTGCAGAACCAGCTGAAGATGACGAACCTGAGGATCCAGCTGTCGAAGCTGCACAAGCTGGGCGACAATCTGCTGGACAGTCGGCTGGAGAACGAGGAGAAGTACTACTACGGCATCTCCAATATGGTGGTGCgcggctcctgctcctgctatGGCCACGCCTCCCAGTGTCTGCCCCTGGACATGGCCATCCAGGGGGAGTTCGGCGACGGGATGGTGCACGGCCGGTGCGAGTGCACCCACAACACCAAGGGCCTGAACTGCGAGTCCTGCGAGGATTTCTTCAACGATCTGCCCTGGAAGCCGGCCTTTGGCAAGCAGACGAATGCCTGCAAGAAATGCGAGTGCAACGACCATGCCGTCAGCTGTCATTTCGATGAGGCGCTGTTCACCGCCTCGGGCCATGTGTCCGGTGGCATGTGCGATAATTGTCTGCACAATACCCAGGGCCAGCACTGCGAGGAGTGCATGCCGTACTTCTACCGCGATCCCACGCAGGACATCCGCTCGGAGCACGTCTGCCAGCCGTGCGACTGCGATCCCAATGGCGCGCTGGACGATGGCATCTGTGACTCGGTGAACGACCCGGAGAACGGCGCCGAGGCTGGGGCCTGCCACTGCAAGGCCTTTGTAAAGGGCCGCCGCTGCGACAAGTGCAAGGATGGCTACTGGAATCTGCAGCCGAACAATCCCGACGGCTGCGAGGCCTGCACCTGCAACATCCTCGGAACGATCAACAACTCCGGCTGCGTGATGCACACGGGCGAGTGCAAGTGCAAGCGATTCGTCACCGGCAAGGACTGCAACCAGTGCATGCCGGAGACCTTTGAGCTGTCCGAATCGGAGGATGGCTGCTCCATGTGCAACTGCGATGCGGGCGGCTCCTACGACAACTTCTGCGACGTGCTGACGGGACAGTGCCGCTGCCGGCCGCACATGACGGGTCGGACTTGCGCACAGCCCAAGCAGAACTACTTCATACCCGATCTCCATGTGGTGCACGAGGCCGAGGTGTCGGACGTGTGCATCACGTACGGCAGCAATGGCAACTGCAGCACTGTGGCGGAGGCGCCCACGAGCGGCACCACTGGCTTCACGGGCATCGGGTTCACGCGCGTGCCCGAGAACTCGGAGATGGTCTTCACTGTCGACAATATACCCCGCTCGATGCCGTACGATGTGGTGATCCGCTACCAGAGCACCTCCCGCGGCGACTGGGATGATGCCTACATCACGCTGGTGCGTCCCGATGAGATCGATCCGGATGGCGAGTGCGCGGAGCTGGTGGCCGCCACCTCTTCGGAGACAAGGATACCGTTCAATCTGCCCGATCGCAGTCGCCAGGTGGTGGCCCTGAATGACGTGTGCCTGGAGGCGGGCAAGGTGTACAAATTCAAGATTTACTTTGAGCGCAGGCGCCACAACGAGGACAGTCCCACGGCCACCATTCTGGTGGATTCGCTGACGCTGATTCCACGCATAGAAGTCACCCCGATCTTCACGGGCTCGCCCATGGCGGACCTGCGTCGTCGGGAGTACGCCAAACACAACTGCAACCAGTCGCTGTACGACATCAACTACAAATCGGATCCCGAGTGCCGGGACCTGGACAACTACGTGAGCACCTATGTCCATGACGGTGCCAGCATGTGCAACTGCAACCCGACAGGCTCCTACTCGAAGGTTTGCGACTCGAACGGTGGCTTCTGCCACTGCAAACCGAACGTGGTGGGACGGCAGTGCGATCAGTGCGCCCCGGGGACCTATGGCTTTTCGCCGGAGGGATGCAAGGCCTGCGACTGCAACAGCATCGGGTCGAAGGACAACAATTGCGACTTGATCACCGGCCAGTGCCAGTGCGTGCCGAACACCTATGGCCGGGAGTGCAACCAGTGCCAGCCGGGATACTGGAACTTCCCCGAGTGTCGCGTCTGTCAGTGCAACGGAC GCGCCCAGTGTGATCCCCTGAAGGGCACTTGCCTCAATTGCCAGGACTTTACCACCGGCTACAGCTGCGACAGCTGCCTCGATGGCTACTACGGCAACCCGCTGTTTGGCAGCGAGATCGGATGTCGCCCCTGCCGCTGCCCCGAGACGGTGGCCAGTGGCCTGGCCCATGCCGATGGCTGCTCTCTGGACACGCGCAACAACAACAtgctctgccactgccaggaGGGCTATGCCGGTGCCCGCTGCGAGATCTGTGCGGACAATCACTTTGGGTCGCCGGAGAACGGCGGCACCTGCTCCAAGTGCGACTGCAGCAACAACATCGATCCGTACGACACAGGCAACTGCGATCGGGAGACGGGCTCCTGCCAGAAGTGCCTCTACCAGACGACCGGCGACCACTGCGAGCTGTGCCGCGACGGCTTCT GGGATGCCCTGCAGCAGAACTGCCAGCAGTGCGATTGCGATTTCTTGGGCACGAACAACACCCTGGCCCACTGTGACCGCCGCTCGGGCCAGTGCCCGTGTCTGCCGAATGTCCAGGGCCTGCGCTGCGATCAGTGTGCGGTGAACCACTGGAAGATTGCCTCCGGCGAGGGCTGCGAGGCCTGCAACTGCGACGCCATCGGTGCCGTTCAGGAGCAGTGCAATCCCTACACCGGACAGTGCAAGTGCAAGCAGGGATTCGGCGGCAGGGCGTGCAACCAGTGCGAGGCCCACTACTGGGGTAATCCCAACGAGAGGTGCCAGGCCTGCGAATGCGATCAGTACGGGGCGGCGGACTTCCAGTGCGACCGGGAGACGGGCCATTGCGTCTGCCACGAGGGTATCGGTGGCTACAAGTGCAACCAGTGCGCACGCGGCTTCATTGGCCAGTTCCCGCACTGCTCGCCCTGCGGCGAGTGCTTCAACAACTGGGATATCATTCTGACGGCCCTTGAGgactccacggaggccaccaTCCAGCGGGCCAAGGAGATCAAACAGGTGGGCGCCACCGGTGCCTACACGGCGGAGTTCAGTGAGCTCGACAAGAAGCTGCAGCACATCCGGGACCTCCTGCAGAACACCTCCGTCAGCCTGGAGGACATCGACCGACTGGATGCCGAGACGAATGGACTGAAGCAGCAGCTGTTGGCCTCCCACGGCCGCCTGGCCGAGACGGAACGCAACCTGGACGAAATCTACAATTCGCTTAGTCTGTCGGGCGTGGAGCTGGAGGGTCTGCAGAATCACTCGCGTCTAGTGCAGCAGCTCTCGAAGGAGCTCAAGGAGAACGGCATCCAGCTGCAAGAGTCCAACATCGAGGGAGCCCTGAATCTCACGCGGCATGCCTACGAGCGGGTGAGCAATCTCTCGACGCTCAAGGACGAGGCCAACGAGCTGGCCTCCAACACGGATCGCAATTGCAAGCGCGTGGAGACGCTGTCCAACAAGATCAAGGACGAGTCGGATGCCATTGCCAACAACGACAAGACCATCGACGACTATCGCACGGAACTGA TCCTGACCGCCCAGATCCCCGAACTGAACAACCAGGTGTGCGGCAAGCCGGGCGATCCCTGCGACAATCTGTGCGGCGGTGCGGGATGCGgcaagtgcggtggtttcctCTCCTGCGAGCACGGCGCTCGCGCCCACTCGGACGAGGCCCTGAAGGTGGCCAAGGACGCCGAGCTGGCCATCACCACGAAGAAGGATCAGGCGGATCAGACCATCCGGGCGCTGACGCAGGCCAAGCTCAATGCCTCGGAGGCATTCCAGAAGGCCAAGGCCGGATTCGAGCAATCAGAGCGGTATCTCAATCAAACGAACGACAACATAAAGCTGGCCACCAAGCTGATCAATGCCGTCACCGACTTCCAGGAGAACAAAACGGCCTCGCCGTCGGAGAGCAAGCAGCTGGCGCAGGATACGCTGCTGCTTGACCTAAAGCTGGACCCCAAGGAGATCGAATCGCTCGGCATGAAGATCAACGATGCCGTGTCCTCGCTGAAGAACGTCGAGTCCATCATCTACAAGACCCGACCGGACTTGGAGCGTGTGAATCGCCTGCAGAGCTCTGCCAATGCCACCAAGGAGACGGCAAACAATATTCTGGAGGCGGCCAACTCTGTGGTGGAGAATCTGGCCGCTGCGGACGAATCGCAGGGCAAGGCTCAGGATGCCATTCAGCAGGCGAACAGCAACATTGAGCTGGCGGCCAAGGATCTGGAGAAGATCGACGAAGAAACGAATTCAGCCGAGTCGCCGGCCAATCACACCGCCCAGCAggtcgacgagctggccaagAAGGTGCAGCGCCTGCAGAACAACATCGTGAAGAACGACCGCGACGCGAAGGAGATCACAAAGGAGGCCAGTCGCGTCAAGCTGGAGGCCATGCGCGCTCGCGGCGAGGCCAACAATCTGCAGTCCTCGACCAGTGCCACCAACCAGACGCTCACCGATCGCGCCAGTCGCTCGGAGAACGCCAGGGAGCGGGCCAAGCAGCTGCTACAGCGCGCCTCCAAGCTGACGGTGGACACCAATGCGAAGCTGAAGGATCTGAACGATCTGCAGTCGGTGTACCAGATCAAAAACCAGGAGCTGGGCGAGCTGGAGGCGGCCATTGGACCGCTGAACGATCAGTTGAATGAGTTTTTGCGGAATATTCAAGATCGGGCCGTTTATTATCGGCAGTGttag